A section of the Ranitomeya imitator isolate aRanImi1 chromosome 7, aRanImi1.pri, whole genome shotgun sequence genome encodes:
- the LOC138645950 gene encoding cytochrome P450 2W1-like: MANVFHIITDSVSITLMLSALLTLLFLMFFITRSKKTPYNFPPGPTPLPLIGNLHLLDIRRQDLSLLKLSEKYGPIFTIHLGRSKVIVLTGLETIKEALVEGADVFSDRAFLPIFHAIQRGNGVFFASGEMWRTTRRFTMSSMRNLGMGKKHIEDKIIEELQFLTGKVESYKGQQFKLREFACGPTNITFAMLFGNRFDYNDPIYMKLLDLIDEIVILLGSPYLQVFNLYPIFSMFMKTHKVILEKIDEICKVLKMDIQAKRRKIDVNCLYTFIETIVAKQEEERTNKDTLFHEDNVLATVLDLVMAGTETTSTTVQWGILLMMKYPEIQRKVQKEIHSVLESGRLPRFEDRNAMPYTNAVIHEVQRFANLIPHVPHATSMDTSFRGYHIPKGTTVIPLLTSVLFDKRHWETPFQFNPNHFLDSEGKFVRKEAFVPFSTGRRLCLGESLAKMELFIFFTGLLQKFSFTPPDGTKECQLDVDADPCFTLRPQPHLECCAVVQ; the protein is encoded by the exons ATGGCCAACGTCTTCCACATCATAACAGACTCTGTCTCCATAACTCTGATGCTGAGTGCGTTACTAACACTGTTATTCCTGATGTTCTTTATTACAAGAAGTAAGAAGACACCATATAACTTTCCCCCAGGTCCAACACCTCTACCTCTGATTGGAAATTTGCACCTATTAGACATCAGGCGACAGGACCTTTCTCTGTTGAAG CTTTCAGAGAAATATGGTCCAATATTCACCATTCACCTCGGCAGGAGTAAAGTCATAGTGCTGACTGGACTGGAGACAATAAAGGAAGCCCTCGTGGAGGGAGCCGATGTGTTCTCCGACAGAGCTTTTCTCCCCATATTTCATGCTATCCAAAGAGGAAATg GTGTGTTTTTTGCATCTGGAGAAATGTGGAGGACAACCAGACGGTTTACAATGTCCAGTATGAGGAACCTGGGCATGGGCAAGAAACATATAGAAGACAAAATCATAGAGGAACTGCAGTTTCTAACGGGCAAGGTTGAGTCTTATAAAG GTCAACAGTTTAAACTCAGAGAATTTGCCTGCGGCCCGACAAATATCACCTTTGCCATGTTATTTGGCAATAGATTTGACTATAATGATCCAATCTACATGAAGTTGCTGGATCTGATTGATGAAATTGTCATTTTGCTCGGCTCGCCCTATTTACAG GTGTTCAATCTGTACCCAATCTTTTCAATGTTTATGAAGACTCACAAAGTCATACTGGAAAAAATTGATGAAATTTGCAAGGTGCTAAAAATGGATATTCAGGCTAAAAGGAGAAAAATTGATGTCAACTGCCTGTACACGTTCATCGAAACGATAGTTGCCAAGCAAGAGGAG GAACGGACAAACAAAGATACCCTCTTCCATGAAGATAACGTGCTGGCTACAGTACTAGATCTGGTTATGGCCGGCACAGAGACCACCTCTACGACAGTGCAATGGGGGATCCTGTTGATGATGAAATATCCTGAAATACAGA GAAAAGTTCAAAAAGAAATCCATTCGGTTCTTGAATCTGGACGTCTCCCAAGATTTGAGGACAGAAATGCGATGCCCTACACCAACGCTGTGATACATGAAGTTCAGAGATTTGCCAACCTCATTCCCCATGTTCCACATGCCACATCTATGGACACCAGTTTCAGAGGTTATCACATCCCCAAG GGAACAACTGTGATCCCGCTCCTTACATCTGTGCTGTTTGACAAACGTCACTGGGAGACGCCATTCCAATTTAATCCCAACCACTTTTTAGATTCTGAGGGAAAATTTGTAAGGAAAGAAGCTTTTGTGCCCTTCTCCACAG GACGCAGACTTTGTTTGGGAGAAAGCCTTGCAAAGATGGAGCTGTTTATATTTTTCACCGGATTACTTCAAAAGTTCTCATTTACCCCTCCAGATGGTACGAAGGAATGTCAATTAGACGTTGACGCTGACCCGTGCTTCACATTAAGGCCTCAGCCTCACCTGGAGTGTTGTGCCGTCGTACAATAA